The genome window TACTGGTAAGGTTTTTGATGATAGTATTAAAGAACTTGCTAAGATTTTGGATATTGAACTTAAAGAACTTACTAATTGGTATTGCTGTCAGGCAATTTATACTCCCCTTAATGATGCTCCTTCTTTAATTTTGGGAGCAATGAGAAATTTAATTGAGACCCAAAGAGAGGATGATAAATTGGTTACTGCTTGTGCTGCCTGTTATAATGTGCTTTTACGGGCACAAAATAGTTATTTTCAAGATCAATTATTGAAAGAAAGGGTTGATGCCTATTTGGAAGAAGAGTTAAGAGAAAGAATTAAAATTATCCATTTCTTTGAACTATTAGAAGAGAAAGTAGAATTATTAAACTCTTTAATTAAGAAAAGAAACTCTTTCTCTTTGGCTTGTTATTATGGTTGTCTCTTGACAAGACCAAAAGGAATTGCCTTATTTTCTAATGATATCAATCCCCAAAGATTAGAAAATCTTTTTAGTAAATTGGGTTTTAATATTATTGATTTTGGTTTCAAAACGCGTTGTTGTGGTTCCTATCTTACTTATACGAAAGAAGAGGCGGTAAAGGATTGTGTGGAAAAGATTGTTTTGTCAATAGAAGAGGCGGCAGGAAATAATAATTGTCAAATTTTAACAACCTGCCCCTTGTGTCAATTTAATTTAGAAAATTACCAAAATAAGTATCAGGTTTTTTATTTTACCCAATTTTTATTATCTTTAATAAAAGGAGATTAAAATGGCAGAGATTAGAATTGGTGTTTATGTGTGTCATTGTGGAATGAATATTGCTGGTGTTGTGGATGTGAAGCGAGTGGTTGATGAGATAAAAAAGATGAAAAATGTGGTGGTGGCGCGGGATTATGTTTATATGTGTTCAGATCCAGGTCAGGATTTGATTAAGAAAGATATTAAAGAGTATAATTTAAATCGGGTGGTGGTTGCTTCTTGTTCGCCACGGATGCATGAGCCAACCTTTAGAAATACAATAAAGGAAGCAGGTCTTAATCCTTATCTACTTGAGATGGCAAATATTAGAGAGCAGGATTCTTGGGTTACCGAAGATAAAGAAGAGGCAACAAAGAAGGCAATCAGTTTGGTAAGGATTGCGGTATTAAGGGCATCTTTATTAGAAGAACTTTATGAAAAGGAAGTAACGGTAATACCAAGGGCATTGGTGATTGGTGGTGGTATTGCTGGTATCCAAGCGGCCTTAGATATTGCCAATGCGGGTTACGAAGTCTATTTAGTAGAAAAGGAGCCTTCAATTGGTGGTCATATGGCACAATTAGAAAAGACCTTTCCGACATTAGATTGTTCGGCTTGTATCTTGACACCAAAGATGGTAGAAGTTACCCAAAATAAAAATATAAAATTAATGACCTATTGCGAAGTAGAAGAGGTTTCTGGTTTTGTTGGCAATTTCAAAGTAAAAATCAGGCAAAAAGCAAGAGGAGTTAATCCTGATTTATGTACTGCTTGTGGCAGTTGTTCAATAATCTGTCCGGTATATGTGCCTAATGAGTTTGATTGTGGTTTAGCCCCTCGTAAGGCAATCTATCGTCCTTTTCCGCAGGCGGTACCTAATGTTTTCACAATTTCCTTTAAAGATTGTGTTCAATGTGGTTTGTGTGAATGGAACTGTGAAAATTTTGCTATCAATTTAAATGATAAAGATAAGATTATTGAGATTGATGTTGGTGCCATAGTTGTTGCTACTGGTTATGAAGAGTTTGACCCACGTCTAAAGCCGGAATTTGGCTATGGTCGGTATAAAGAAGTTTTAACCGGTTTAGAATTTGAAAGAATTTTAAATGCCAGTGGACCAACTTTTGGTGAGATTAAAATAAATGGTAAGGTGCCAAAAAGCATTGTTTTCATCCACTGTGTTGGTTCCCGAGATGAGCAGGTGGGTAACCCCTATTGTTCAAGAGTTTGTTGTATGTACATTGCTAAGCAGGCTCATTTAGTAAAAGAAAGGCTTCCCGATTGTAAAGTTACGGTATTTTACATCGATGTCCGTGCTTTTGGTAAAGGTTTTGAAGAGTTTTATACCCGTGTAAAAGACGAAGGAGTTATCTATCGGCGAGGAAGTCCTTCGGAAATCTATAAAAGAGGAGATAAATTAGTTGTCAGAAGTGAAGATACCATTTTAGGAGAGATTATTGAAGAAGAAGCAGATTTAGTTGTTTTAGGAACTGGACTTGTGCCAAGAAAAGAGACGTTAGAATTGGCAAAAAAATTAAAACTCTCTCTTTCGGCTGATAACTTCCTCTTAGAAGCCCATCCGAAATTGAGACCGGTTGATTCTAATATTGATGGTGTTTATCTTTGTGGTTGTTGTCAGGGACCAAAAGATATTCCTGATAGTGTTGCTCAAGCAAAGGGAGCAGCAAGTAGTGTGATTGCTTTATTCAATAAGCGAGTGGTAACGGTTGAGCCAATCCAGGCTTATGTAAGAGAAGATTATTGTTCGGGTTGTCATATTTGTGAAGGACTCTGTCCCTATTCGGCATTAGAATTTGATAGTGAGAAAAGAGTAATGAGGGTTAATGAAGCCTTATGTCGTGGATGTGGTGTTTGTCCATCAGCCTGTCCTTCGGGAGCGATTGTGATGAGACATTATACTGATGAACAGATTGAAATTCAAGTTGGAGGTTTATTATGGGAAGAGTAAAAATTGTTGGTTTTGCTTGTAATTGGTGTTGTTATGCCGGTGCTGATTTGGCCGGCACTTCCCATTTAAAATATGCGCCCGAAATGAGACTAATAAGAGTTTTATGTTCCGGAAGGATAGATCCCAAATTTATTTTAGAAGCCTTCAAAAGTGGTGCCGATGGTGTTTTTATTGGTGCCTGCCATCCAGGTGATTGTCATTACCAATCAGGCAATTTAAAAACAATCAAAAGAGTGATGCTCTTAAAGAAATATTTAAAACAATTAGGTATTGAAGAAGAAAGGCTTTGCTTAGAATTTATCTCCGCTTCTGAAGGCGAGAGATTTCAAAAAGTAGTAAACCAATTTGTTGAGAAAATAAAAAGTTTAGGTCCCCTCAATTGGAAATAAGATAATAAATGAAAGAAATCACCTATGAAGATTATCTTAATTTTCTAAAAGAGAATGACTATGTTACCATTGGTAAAAATAAGATAAAATTACACAAGGAATGGAAGATAAAAACCTATTCACCAGAGAAAGATTATCAATTAGATTGAGTAAAGAACTATTTAAATTATGAAAGTCTTGGCATTAATTGGTAGTGCCCGAAAAGAAGGAAATACCGCAGTAATTGTTAATAAGATATTAGAAGGGATTAAAGCAAAAAATAAAAAGGCAAAAATAAACTCTTACTTTTTACACGAACTTAATATTAATCCCTGCCAATCTTGCTATTCTTGTATAAAAACCGGTAGATGTGCCCAAAAAGATGATATGCAAAAGATTTATAAATTTTTAAAGGACGGTGATGTTTTGATATTAGGTTCACCAATTTATATGGACTATGTGAGTGCCCAGACAAAACTATTTATTGACCGGCTTTTTCCTTATATCCACGAAAAAGCACCAGAAGTAAATAAAAACTTAAAAGCAATTCTTGTAATCACTTGGGGATGGGATAAAGAAGATGCTTATAATAATGTAATTAAAAATATTGAAAAAGTTTTAAAATGGCATAAGATTAATGTTAAAAAAGTAATAAAAGGTTATGGTTATCAATATGAGAAAACCGAAGTATTAGAAGATAAAAAACTACTTAATTATGCTTATCGGATTGGTTATAATATTTAATCTCTTTTCTTATCTCAATATCAAAGTTAACCATGATTTAACAACCCAATTACAGAATGAATGTCAGATTGTTGTCAATCCTTTAAATCATAATAATCTTTGTTGTATCTGGCGGGATTTTCGGCTTGGTTATCGGCAGGTTGGCATTGCTTATTCCTTTGATGGTGGTTTAAATTGGTATGATACTTTATTATATGAGCCCACCTATCCTTATCAATCAGACCCAGCATTAACAGTTGATAAAGATGGTAATTTTTATGCCTGTGTTTTATCTTTTATTTCTACTTCCCAGCCGAATGGTTTATTTGTTTATAAATCAACGGATGGTGGTAGGACTTGGTCAGAGCCGGTTCCGGTGGTGAATGGTGTTCCCAATGTTTTTGAAGATAAAGAATTGATTGCCTGTGACCGAACAAACTCACCTTTCCAAAATAATTTATATATTGTCTGGACAAGATTTTATGATACAAAAATAATGATTTCCCGTTCTACTGATCGGGGAGCAAGTTGGTCTTCACCCATTCAGGTAAGTGATGGTAGTGCTTCGGTTCAATGGCCCGTTTGTGCGATTGGTCCGAATGGCGAAGTTTATGTTAGTTGGA of candidate division WOR-3 bacterium contains these proteins:
- a CDS encoding flavodoxin family protein, yielding MKVLALIGSARKEGNTAVIVNKILEGIKAKNKKAKINSYFLHELNINPCQSCYSCIKTGRCAQKDDMQKIYKFLKDGDVLILGSPIYMDYVSAQTKLFIDRLFPYIHEKAPEVNKNLKAILVITWGWDKEDAYNNVIKNIEKVLKWHKINVKKVIKGYGYQYEKTEVLEDKKLLNYAYRIGYNI
- a CDS encoding heterodisulfide reductase-related iron-sulfur binding cluster, which codes for MRYLYYPGCTLKTTGKVFDDSIKELAKILDIELKELTNWYCCQAIYTPLNDAPSLILGAMRNLIETQREDDKLVTACAACYNVLLRAQNSYFQDQLLKERVDAYLEEELRERIKIIHFFELLEEKVELLNSLIKKRNSFSLACYYGCLLTRPKGIALFSNDINPQRLENLFSKLGFNIIDFGFKTRCCGSYLTYTKEEAVKDCVEKIVLSIEEAAGNNNCQILTTCPLCQFNLENYQNKYQVFYFTQFLLSLIKGD
- a CDS encoding CoB--CoM heterodisulfide reductase iron-sulfur subunit A family protein; amino-acid sequence: MAEIRIGVYVCHCGMNIAGVVDVKRVVDEIKKMKNVVVARDYVYMCSDPGQDLIKKDIKEYNLNRVVVASCSPRMHEPTFRNTIKEAGLNPYLLEMANIREQDSWVTEDKEEATKKAISLVRIAVLRASLLEELYEKEVTVIPRALVIGGGIAGIQAALDIANAGYEVYLVEKEPSIGGHMAQLEKTFPTLDCSACILTPKMVEVTQNKNIKLMTYCEVEEVSGFVGNFKVKIRQKARGVNPDLCTACGSCSIICPVYVPNEFDCGLAPRKAIYRPFPQAVPNVFTISFKDCVQCGLCEWNCENFAINLNDKDKIIEIDVGAIVVATGYEEFDPRLKPEFGYGRYKEVLTGLEFERILNASGPTFGEIKINGKVPKSIVFIHCVGSRDEQVGNPYCSRVCCMYIAKQAHLVKERLPDCKVTVFYIDVRAFGKGFEEFYTRVKDEGVIYRRGSPSEIYKRGDKLVVRSEDTILGEIIEEEADLVVLGTGLVPRKETLELAKKLKLSLSADNFLLEAHPKLRPVDSNIDGVYLCGCCQGPKDIPDSVAQAKGAASSVIALFNKRVVTVEPIQAYVREDYCSGCHICEGLCPYSALEFDSEKRVMRVNEALCRGCGVCPSACPSGAIVMRHYTDEQIEIQVGGLLWEE
- a CDS encoding hydrogenase iron-sulfur subunit — translated: MGRVKIVGFACNWCCYAGADLAGTSHLKYAPEMRLIRVLCSGRIDPKFILEAFKSGADGVFIGACHPGDCHYQSGNLKTIKRVMLLKKYLKQLGIEEERLCLEFISASEGERFQKVVNQFVEKIKSLGPLNWK